A single Pedobacter sp. PACM 27299 DNA region contains:
- a CDS encoding aconitate hydratase: MAFDIEMIKKVYANFGPRVEAARKLVGRPLTLSEKILYTHLWDGNTNTSYVRGTDYVDFAPDRVAMQDATAQMALLQFMQAGRPRVAVPSTVHCDHLITAKYGAEVDLPAANTESKEVFDFLASVSNKYGIGFWKPGAGIIHQVVLENYAFPGGMMIGTDSHTVNAGGLGMVAIGVGGADACDVMAGLPWELKFPKLIGIKLTGKLSGWVSAKDVILKVAGILTVKGGTGAIVEYFGEGASSMSCTGKGTICNMGAEIGATTSTFGYDESMERYLRATDRADVADAANEIKEHLTGDAEVYAEPEKYFDQIIEINLSELEPYLNGPFTPDLATPISKMKEVAAANGWPMKIDVGLIGSCTNSSYEDISRAVSIAKQVDEKGLTAKAEYCINPGSEQIRFTIQRDGFLDVFEKIGAKVFTNACGPCIGMWDRVGAEKQEKNTIVHSFNRNFAKRADGNPNTFAFVGSPELVTALAIAGDLSFNPLTDTLTNANGEQVKLDPPQGFELPPRGFDVDDAGYQEPAADGSAVQVLVSPTSHRLQLLDPFKAWEGTDLKGLKLLIKAKGKCTTDHISMAGPWLKFRGHLDNISNNMLIGAVNYFNEKTDNVKNELTGEYGPVPATQRAYKAAGIGTIVVGDENYGEGSSREHAAMEPRHLGVRAVLVKSFARIHETNLKKQGMLGLTFANKEDYDKIQEDDTIDIVGLTTFSPNVPLTLVLNHADGTKEEIVVNHSYNAQQIEWFKAGGALNIIRREAAEKNA, from the coding sequence ATGGCTTTTGATATAGAAATGATCAAAAAGGTGTATGCAAACTTTGGCCCCCGTGTAGAGGCGGCTCGTAAATTAGTAGGCAGACCTTTAACACTTTCAGAAAAAATTCTTTACACCCACCTTTGGGATGGTAATACAAATACTTCTTATGTAAGAGGTACTGATTATGTAGATTTTGCTCCTGACCGTGTGGCCATGCAAGATGCTACTGCACAAATGGCTTTATTGCAATTTATGCAAGCGGGAAGACCAAGAGTAGCTGTTCCATCAACAGTTCATTGCGATCACTTAATTACTGCAAAATATGGTGCTGAAGTAGATTTACCAGCAGCAAATACAGAAAGTAAAGAAGTATTTGACTTCCTTGCTTCGGTTTCAAATAAATATGGTATTGGCTTCTGGAAACCAGGTGCAGGTATTATTCACCAGGTAGTATTAGAAAACTATGCTTTCCCAGGTGGTATGATGATCGGTACTGACTCTCACACTGTGAATGCAGGTGGATTAGGGATGGTAGCGATTGGTGTAGGTGGTGCTGATGCATGTGATGTAATGGCAGGCTTACCATGGGAGCTTAAATTCCCTAAATTAATCGGTATTAAATTGACTGGTAAATTGAGTGGATGGGTTTCTGCGAAAGATGTAATCCTTAAAGTTGCGGGTATCCTTACTGTAAAAGGTGGTACTGGTGCAATTGTAGAATATTTTGGTGAAGGTGCCAGCAGCATGAGCTGTACTGGTAAAGGAACCATTTGTAATATGGGTGCTGAAATTGGCGCAACTACCTCTACATTCGGTTACGATGAGAGCATGGAGCGTTATTTACGTGCAACTGACAGAGCAGATGTTGCGGATGCAGCAAATGAAATTAAAGAACATTTAACAGGTGATGCAGAAGTTTATGCAGAGCCGGAAAAATATTTTGACCAGATTATTGAGATCAACTTATCAGAGCTTGAGCCTTATTTGAACGGTCCTTTCACTCCGGATTTGGCTACGCCAATCTCTAAAATGAAAGAGGTAGCTGCAGCAAACGGATGGCCAATGAAAATTGATGTTGGTTTGATCGGTTCTTGTACGAACTCTTCTTATGAAGACATTTCGCGTGCAGTAAGTATTGCGAAACAAGTAGATGAAAAAGGCTTAACTGCTAAAGCAGAATACTGTATCAACCCAGGATCTGAGCAGATTCGTTTCACCATTCAACGTGACGGTTTCTTAGACGTATTCGAGAAAATCGGTGCTAAAGTATTCACGAATGCCTGCGGACCATGTATTGGTATGTGGGACAGAGTTGGTGCGGAGAAACAAGAGAAAAACACGATTGTTCACTCTTTCAACAGAAACTTTGCGAAACGTGCGGATGGTAACCCAAACACTTTTGCTTTTGTAGGTTCTCCAGAATTGGTAACTGCATTGGCTATTGCTGGTGATTTGAGCTTTAACCCACTAACAGATACCTTAACAAATGCAAATGGTGAGCAGGTAAAACTGGATCCACCACAAGGATTTGAATTACCTCCAAGAGGTTTTGACGTGGATGATGCAGGTTATCAGGAGCCAGCGGCTGATGGCAGCGCGGTACAAGTATTGGTTTCTCCAACTTCGCACAGGCTGCAATTGCTTGATCCATTCAAAGCATGGGAAGGTACAGACCTTAAAGGTTTGAAATTACTGATCAAAGCAAAAGGAAAATGTACTACGGATCATATATCTATGGCTGGTCCATGGTTGAAATTCCGTGGTCACTTAGACAATATCTCTAACAATATGTTGATCGGTGCGGTGAACTACTTCAATGAGAAAACTGACAACGTTAAGAATGAACTGACAGGCGAATACGGTCCTGTTCCAGCAACTCAACGTGCTTATAAAGCAGCAGGTATCGGTACTATTGTAGTTGGTGATGAAAACTATGGTGAAGGATCTAGTCGTGAGCACGCGGCAATGGAGCCTCGTCACTTAGGTGTTCGCGCGGTATTGGTAAAATCTTTTGCCCGTATCCATGAAACTAACTTGAAAAAACAAGGGATGCTTGGTTTGACATTTGCAAACAAAGAGGATTATGATAAAATTCAGGAAGATGATACCATTGATATCGTTGGCCTGACAACTTTCAGCCCTAACGTTCCATTAACATTGGTATTAAACCATGCTGACGGCACTAAAGAGGAGATCGTTGTAAACCATAGTTACAATGCTCAGCAAATCGAATGGTTCAAAGCAGGTGGTGCGTTAAACATCATCCGTAGAGAAGCAGCAGAGAAAAACGCATAG
- a CDS encoding putative signal transducing protein: protein MDKIIVFETFYNPIEANIVKSRLLDSGMQCFLTDEHTIGMNPLYTQALGGIKLHIFERDLEQATALLQEEGFSPGFSMTSDGGEEEVPVKEAATTGMECPNCGSNHVGYVQATKKRFGMLTVFISFILFVYPFHVNKTYHCFDCEHEFEK from the coding sequence ATGGATAAGATCATTGTATTTGAGACTTTTTACAACCCGATTGAAGCAAATATTGTAAAATCAAGGCTATTGGACAGCGGAATGCAGTGTTTCCTGACAGATGAACATACGATAGGTATGAATCCGCTCTATACACAGGCCTTAGGAGGAATCAAGCTGCATATTTTTGAAAGAGACCTGGAGCAAGCCACTGCACTTCTTCAGGAGGAAGGATTTTCTCCTGGCTTTAGCATGACTTCAGATGGGGGGGAAGAAGAGGTACCGGTAAAAGAAGCAGCAACCACCGGCATGGAATGTCCAAATTGCGGATCAAACCACGTCGGCTATGTACAAGCTACTAAAAAACGTTTTGGCATGCTGACTGTCTTTATTTCCTTTATCCTGTTCGTCTATCCATTTCATGTCAATAAAACCTACCATTGTTTCGACTGCGAACATGAGTTTGAAAAATAA
- a CDS encoding GH1 family beta-glucosidase encodes MIKASDFGTDFSWGVATAAAQIEGAADGYGKGPSIWDTYSLRSGKIKKGHTPAIACDFYHHYKADIELVKLLGFSIFRFSISWPRILPYGEGIVNEEGIRFYHEVIDECLRKGIIPYITLYHWDLPEALEAEGGWTAFGINSAFNAFVGICAKTYGDKVKNWIVLNEPFGFTSLGYMLGIHAPGKTGLTNFFSAVHHAAIAQADGGRILRAEVSNANIGTSFSCCEVIPYTQSESDLLAAQRVDCLMNRLFIEPTLGMGYPGTDWEVMEKFSIQHSTWRHTERLSFDFDFIGIQNYFPLTIKYNAFIPVIQAWEVKAKSRKMPHTAMGWEVNGNGFYNIIKQFAAYPKVKSLMITENGAAYADKVVNGAIHDQERIAYFQEYLTALLKAKNEGLNITGYMAWTLLDNFEWAEGFNARFGLIHNDFKTQARTIKNSGYWWQQFLSC; translated from the coding sequence ATGATAAAAGCATCAGATTTCGGAACTGATTTTTCCTGGGGAGTCGCTACTGCTGCGGCGCAGATAGAAGGTGCTGCAGATGGATATGGCAAAGGCCCATCGATCTGGGATACCTATTCTCTACGTTCAGGAAAGATCAAAAAAGGACACACCCCGGCCATCGCCTGTGATTTTTATCACCATTACAAAGCAGACATTGAACTGGTTAAATTGCTGGGCTTTTCTATATTTCGCTTTTCTATCTCCTGGCCAAGGATTTTACCTTATGGAGAAGGAATCGTCAATGAAGAAGGCATTCGTTTCTACCATGAAGTGATTGATGAATGCCTGCGTAAGGGCATCATACCTTACATCACCCTATACCATTGGGATCTGCCTGAAGCACTGGAAGCGGAAGGAGGCTGGACGGCCTTTGGCATCAACAGTGCCTTTAATGCTTTTGTCGGCATCTGTGCGAAAACTTACGGAGACAAAGTGAAAAACTGGATTGTGCTCAATGAGCCATTCGGATTCACTTCTTTAGGTTACATGCTGGGCATTCATGCGCCAGGCAAAACCGGACTCACCAATTTCTTCTCTGCGGTGCATCATGCCGCCATTGCACAAGCAGATGGCGGACGAATATTACGCGCAGAAGTCAGTAATGCCAATATCGGTACCAGTTTCTCCTGCTGTGAAGTGATTCCTTATACTCAAAGCGAATCTGATCTGCTGGCCGCGCAGCGCGTAGATTGCCTGATGAACCGTTTGTTTATCGAACCTACCTTAGGAATGGGCTACCCTGGCACAGATTGGGAGGTGATGGAAAAATTCTCTATTCAGCATTCTACCTGGCGCCATACTGAGCGCCTCAGCTTCGACTTTGATTTTATCGGTATTCAGAACTACTTTCCCCTGACGATTAAATACAATGCTTTTATTCCAGTGATCCAGGCCTGGGAAGTAAAGGCGAAAAGTCGTAAAATGCCACATACAGCAATGGGCTGGGAGGTAAATGGGAATGGCTTTTATAACATCATCAAGCAATTTGCCGCTTATCCTAAGGTAAAAAGCCTGATGATCACAGAAAATGGCGCTGCTTATGCGGATAAAGTCGTAAATGGGGCGATACATGATCAGGAAAGGATTGCCTATTTTCAGGAATACCTGACTGCCTTGTTGAAAGCCAAAAATGAAGGACTAAACATCACCGGTTATATGGCCTGGACTCTGCTGGATAATTTTGAATGGGCAGAAGGTTTCAACGCCCGCTTTGGCCTGATACATAATGATTTTAAAACACAAGCCAGAACGATAAAAAACTCCGGTTACTGGTGGCAGCAGTTTTTGTCTTGCTAA